The genomic segment AGCGGACGGCTCCCCGCCGGAAGGTTCAGACACTCTGCCAGCGCGGCATGCATACGCGCGCTCAGCTCCAGCATGGATTCACCTTCAGGAATACGGCCATCTTCAGTACCGTTGACCAGGGTGCGACGCCAGCCCTCTTCCGCTTCGGTTAGCGTGTCGATAGGACGCCGCTCCAGCACGCCCATATCCAGCTCGCGCAGCCGTGGTTCAAGCGTGATATCACAGCCGCAGGCATCGGCGATAATGCGTGCCGTCTGCTGGGTGCGACCGAGATCGCTGGTGATAACATGAGTGATGCCGAGCGTTCTGGCGCGTTCCGCCACCTGCCACGC from the unidentified bacterial endosymbiont genome contains:
- the gpmB gene encoding 2,3-diphosphoglycerate-dependent phosphoglycerate mutase GpmB → MLQVYLVRHGETHWNAERRIQGQSDSPLTEKGVQQAWQVAERARTLGITHVITSDLGRTQQTARIIADACGCDITLEPRLRELDMGVLERRPIDTLTEAEEGWRRTLVNGTEDGRIPEGESMLELSARMHAALAECLNLPAGSRPLLVSHGIALGCLVSTILGLPAYAERRLRLRNCSISRIDYQESAWLASGWVVEMAGDISHLDAPALDELQR